In a single window of the Bacillota bacterium genome:
- a CDS encoding NAD-dependent deacylase, which produces MDYQEKIKTFADMVKDSKKTVALTGAGISTESGIPDYRSPGTGLWEQFDPIEAASLSALRKDPAKFYTINLDRWTAYGDVQPNATHLALARLEKLGYLLGTITQNIDSLLRKAGAERVWEVHGHLRTCRCIECGSGYDFSILREQVVSGNNPPVCEKCKGVLRPDVVLFGDHMSEDFFQACQILSGCQLLIVAGSSLTVHPVASLPEFARHVVIINKTETPWDDKADIVINDSSGKVFSDLMDQLGEK; this is translated from the coding sequence ATGGATTATCAAGAAAAGATAAAAACATTTGCAGACATGGTTAAAGACTCTAAAAAGACGGTGGCATTAACCGGTGCAGGAATAAGTACTGAGAGCGGTATTCCCGATTATCGAAGTCCGGGAACCGGTCTGTGGGAGCAATTTGATCCTATTGAGGCCGCCAGTTTAAGCGCACTGCGCAAGGATCCTGCTAAATTTTATACTATAAATCTGGACCGGTGGACAGCCTATGGTGATGTGCAGCCAAATGCAACACACTTAGCCCTTGCTCGCCTGGAAAAATTAGGTTACTTGTTAGGAACCATTACCCAGAATATTGACAGTTTACTGCGTAAGGCGGGCGCCGAGAGGGTATGGGAAGTGCATGGGCATCTGCGTACGTGTCGCTGTATAGAATGCGGCAGTGGTTATGACTTTTCCATACTAAGGGAACAGGTTGTATCCGGCAATAATCCACCTGTATGTGAAAAGTGTAAAGGGGTTTTAAGGCCCGATGTAGTTTTGTTTGGTGACCATATGAGTGAGGATTTTTTTCAGGCGTGCCAGATTCTTTCGGGCTGCCAGTTATTAATTGTGGCCGGGAGCAGTTTGACGGTGCACCCGGTGGCAAGCCTGCCGGAATTTGCCCGTCACGTGGTTATTATTAATAAAACTGAGACTCCCTGGGATGATAAAGCGGATATTGTAATTAATGATTCTTCCGGCAAGGTGTTTTCAGACCTTATGGACCAACTTGGAGAAAAATAG
- a CDS encoding adenine deaminase, with protein sequence MVKEGISLVDGRLRPLGTEEYKKLIRVSGGQDAADIYFQGGTVINVYTRELWPANVAVSGGYIAYVGESDSMVGPETQVIDVTGRFLCPGYMEPHAHPFPAQVVFSLAQVALTRGTTSMVYDNLFVYQFLEVEGLKNLIHDSVHLPIKIFWSARLDSQTYSDELREKFRPDRVAQFIESPAVRQVGELTDWPSLLAGDEQMVENVINAKKLGKKVEGHAPGASAKTLNALAAAGVTACHESLDAGEALRRLRLGYYATLRLSTLRPDLPGLIKGLLESRTHMGRVMLTMDPVTPPMPYRGFTDYLLRVVMEQGVEPLDAYPMATLNVATYYGLDDQMGGIAPGRLADILVLDALDNPIPSLVMADGGVVAENLEPKVNFVQENWQRYGLKEIFQPGKKITPDMFQIACTGKPFPVIKLINPVITKRQDKNIPEKHGLLDIEDCPGLHFAALVDRDLRWVCNGLVSGFADSVDGIASTYTTAGGVLVIGRHPEAMALAHRRVLELGGGIVVMDNGSPVLEMPLPLGEHMSKQQCDEYMHNFDYLCRLMEEKGHRHYDLNYTLLFLSATHLPELRLSPEGLFEVKSRQILIPSRKL encoded by the coding sequence ATGGTAAAAGAAGGGATATCTTTGGTAGACGGCAGGCTTCGTCCTCTGGGTACAGAGGAATACAAAAAATTGATCAGGGTGTCAGGGGGGCAGGATGCCGCTGATATTTATTTCCAGGGTGGAACCGTCATTAACGTTTATACCCGGGAACTCTGGCCCGCTAATGTGGCGGTAAGCGGGGGGTACATTGCTTACGTAGGGGAATCGGACAGTATGGTGGGACCCGAGACGCAGGTGATAGATGTAACGGGTCGATTTCTCTGCCCGGGCTACATGGAGCCCCATGCACATCCATTTCCGGCTCAAGTGGTTTTTTCGCTGGCGCAAGTTGCCCTGACCCGGGGCACTACTTCCATGGTTTATGACAATTTATTTGTATATCAATTCCTGGAGGTGGAGGGACTAAAAAATCTAATCCATGATTCAGTTCATCTTCCGATTAAGATTTTTTGGAGTGCCAGGCTGGATTCGCAAACATACTCGGATGAACTACGGGAAAAATTCAGACCCGATAGAGTGGCCCAGTTTATAGAGTCACCGGCTGTCCGGCAAGTGGGGGAATTAACCGATTGGCCTTCACTGCTGGCCGGAGACGAACAGATGGTTGAGAATGTAATCAATGCCAAGAAGCTGGGTAAGAAGGTGGAAGGACATGCACCCGGGGCGTCAGCAAAAACCCTGAATGCTTTGGCTGCCGCCGGAGTCACCGCGTGTCATGAGAGCTTGGATGCTGGGGAAGCCTTACGGCGGTTACGGTTAGGGTACTACGCCACCTTGCGGCTAAGTACGCTAAGACCCGATTTGCCGGGGTTGATTAAGGGGCTCTTGGAATCACGGACTCATATGGGAAGGGTAATGTTAACTATGGATCCTGTCACACCCCCTATGCCGTACCGGGGGTTTACTGATTACTTGCTCAGAGTGGTAATGGAGCAGGGGGTTGAGCCGCTGGACGCTTATCCCATGGCAACATTGAATGTGGCTACTTATTACGGGTTGGATGACCAAATGGGAGGAATAGCCCCGGGAAGGCTAGCTGATATTCTTGTGTTGGATGCCTTAGATAATCCCATTCCATCCCTTGTAATGGCTGATGGAGGGGTAGTGGCTGAAAATTTAGAGCCAAAAGTAAATTTTGTACAGGAAAATTGGCAAAGATATGGTTTAAAGGAAATTTTCCAACCAGGGAAGAAAATAACCCCGGATATGTTTCAAATTGCCTGTACCGGTAAGCCATTTCCCGTGATCAAACTTATCAACCCGGTAATTACCAAAAGGCAGGATAAAAATATACCGGAAAAGCATGGCCTTTTAGATATTGAAGACTGCCCGGGACTTCATTTCGCTGCCTTGGTAGACCGGGATTTGCGCTGGGTCTGCAACGGGCTGGTCAGTGGTTTTGCAGATAGTGTGGACGGTATTGCTTCTACCTATACCACAGCCGGAGGAGTTCTGGTTATAGGGCGCCATCCGGAAGCTATGGCGCTGGCCCACCGGCGCGTCCTGGAACTGGGCGGTGGTATAGTGGTGATGGATAACGGGTCACCAGTACTGGAAATGCCCCTGCCCCTGGGTGAGCATATGAGTAAGCAACAATGTGATGAATATATGCATAATTTTGATTATCTTTGCCGGCTAATGGAAGAAAAGGGGCACCGGCACTACGATCTAAACTATACTTTATTATTTTTGTCAGCTACGCACCTGCCGGAATTGAGATTGTCTCCGGAAGGGCTGTTTGAAGTAAAAAGCAGGCAAATATTAATCCCGAGTCGGAAGTTATAA
- a CDS encoding MFS transporter codes for MKSQTKYKIATLGSTNFIIVLVNTILFPVFPQMAQALDISLKELSWLVVIVSFPAAVISPLGGILADRWSRKHIIAISLLIYGLGGLLAGVSVFLFAQPFYAMLLGRLLQGIGSATPMFLTTALAGDIFQSAERVKAVGLLETANGTGKLFSPILGAVVGLLGWYAPFFIFPLVAVPVAVGIWMTIKEPEQPPVKWAEQKKAFSLFKNRSRILSLMAGFVTLFVLIGTLFWMSDILSDKLQGGQIVRGIILSMPVLAMMLTTLVAEFFSKHLGAKLTMASGLILMAVSLTAIPFSFATFLFWPVTALVGVGTGLVLPQLDTISTSVTKREYRGILTTVYGSGRSLGAALAPYIFAILMDGGKEITFYPIAAGVAVMGLSVLFLLHDEEVLPKDFMPEGAV; via the coding sequence GTGAAATCACAAACAAAATATAAAATAGCAACCCTAGGTTCTACCAATTTTATAATTGTACTTGTCAATACCATACTCTTCCCGGTATTCCCGCAAATGGCCCAGGCTCTTGATATAAGCCTTAAGGAATTATCATGGCTAGTAGTTATTGTATCTTTCCCGGCGGCCGTCATCAGCCCGCTGGGTGGAATCCTTGCCGACCGCTGGAGCCGTAAGCACATTATAGCAATATCCCTTTTGATTTATGGCCTGGGAGGTCTTTTAGCCGGCGTATCCGTGTTTCTATTTGCCCAACCTTTCTATGCAATGCTGTTAGGTAGATTGTTGCAAGGAATCGGATCAGCTACACCCATGTTCCTGACAACTGCCCTTGCCGGGGACATTTTCCAAAGTGCCGAACGGGTTAAGGCCGTGGGGCTACTAGAAACTGCCAACGGAACCGGCAAACTGTTCAGCCCTATACTTGGTGCCGTGGTAGGTCTACTGGGCTGGTACGCTCCTTTTTTTATTTTCCCCCTGGTGGCAGTGCCCGTAGCCGTGGGTATTTGGATGACCATCAAAGAGCCGGAGCAGCCTCCTGTAAAGTGGGCTGAACAAAAGAAAGCCTTTTCCCTCTTCAAAAACCGTTCACGCATACTATCTCTCATGGCCGGATTTGTAACTCTATTTGTTCTTATCGGCACCTTGTTCTGGATGAGCGATATTTTGTCAGATAAACTGCAGGGAGGTCAAATAGTACGGGGGATAATACTTTCTATGCCTGTGCTGGCCATGATGTTAACCACCCTGGTGGCCGAATTTTTCAGTAAGCACCTGGGAGCTAAACTCACTATGGCCTCTGGCCTAATATTAATGGCCGTCAGCTTAACAGCCATACCCTTTTCTTTTGCAACATTTCTATTTTGGCCGGTTACTGCCCTGGTGGGAGTTGGTACCGGCCTGGTTCTGCCCCAGTTGGATACCATTAGCACATCGGTGACCAAGCGAGAGTACCGTGGAATCCTGACCACCGTGTACGGGTCCGGGCGTTCCCTGGGTGCTGCCCTGGCACCCTATATCTTCGCCATATTGATGGACGGCGGAAAGGAAATAACCTTTTACCCTATTGCTGCCGGGGTGGCAGTAATGGGCCTGTCTGTATTATTTCTTTTACACGATGAAGAGGTTCTGCCCAAGGATTTTATGCCCGAGGGTGCGGTGTAA
- a CDS encoding endonuclease — MSPIFYHLTIIISWNACFLNHCRSKGVLIMPKYIKVATFNIHHAKGLNGRLSLKRVAQTLQKLNAHIIGLQEVDNLIPRSYFQNQTKKLAQYLDTYYAFAPNLKFGCSGYGNAVLSKFPIIKSWHTLLPGKLEQRGLQYVLLSLPGTESLHFYNTHLGLSTEDRTVQIISIIRHLPDKSKPVILTGDFNTATISTELQPLAKTLCDTGGIDPPYTYPAGKPQHSIDSIYISHHWRVINITAVPTTASDHWPLVCTLKND, encoded by the coding sequence ATGTCACCAATTTTTTATCATCTGACTATAATTATATCATGGAATGCCTGTTTTCTTAATCACTGCCGTTCCAAAGGAGTTTTGATCATGCCCAAGTACATTAAGGTAGCAACCTTTAATATCCACCATGCGAAAGGGTTAAATGGCAGATTATCCCTCAAGCGGGTGGCCCAAACCTTACAAAAGTTAAACGCACACATAATTGGTTTACAAGAAGTAGACAATCTAATACCCCGGAGTTACTTTCAAAATCAGACCAAGAAACTGGCTCAGTACTTAGATACGTATTACGCTTTTGCACCAAACCTAAAGTTTGGCTGCTCGGGATACGGCAACGCTGTCTTAAGCAAATTTCCTATTATTAAGTCATGGCATACACTGCTTCCGGGGAAGTTGGAACAGCGCGGGCTGCAATATGTACTGCTTTCCCTGCCCGGCACAGAATCTCTGCACTTCTATAACACACACCTCGGCCTATCCACGGAAGACAGGACAGTTCAAATCATTTCTATTATCCGTCACCTGCCGGATAAATCTAAGCCTGTCATTCTAACCGGGGACTTTAACACCGCCACCATATCTACCGAACTACAACCCCTTGCAAAAACCCTTTGTGACACTGGGGGCATTGACCCCCCATACACATATCCAGCCGGTAAACCACAGCACTCCATAGATAGCATTTATATCTCACACCACTGGAGGGTAATTAATATAACAGCAGTGCCAACCACAGCCTCTGACCACTGGCCCCTGGTGTGCACCCTCAAAAACGACTAA
- a CDS encoding sporulation protein: MLQGTLQAMLSNLESLMDSKTVLGEPVTVGTVTLVPVISLSIGLGSGHIEGLGTGGGGGGATVEPRAIVVIQQDKVSIYSLNGQDTLCDLTQVVPEVSGLWEKYSRDIDKKN; the protein is encoded by the coding sequence GTGTTGCAAGGGACATTGCAAGCTATGCTTTCTAATTTAGAAAGCCTTATGGATTCCAAAACAGTACTGGGAGAGCCTGTTACGGTGGGAACTGTTACCCTGGTTCCCGTTATTTCATTGAGCATTGGTTTGGGTTCCGGCCACATTGAAGGTCTGGGAACCGGCGGTGGCGGCGGGGGTGCAACAGTGGAACCCCGGGCCATTGTTGTCATTCAACAAGATAAAGTTTCTATTTATTCCCTTAACGGGCAAGATACCCTCTGTGACCTAACGCAGGTGGTGCCTGAGGTATCCGGCCTATGGGAGAAGTATTCACGTGACATTGACAAGAAAAACTAG
- a CDS encoding N-formylglutamate amidohydrolase, with product MQYLVFYPGDMPLVISAPHGGSLEPKSIPFRITGNPRADLNTRELASEIAGEMGAPFFVAAGIKRSKVDFNRPPEEAFNGSPGRNYYDAFHGKLREYIQLCLDRFGSCFLLDVHGFSAKNYGNHHVIFGTGCYNSLTGNALGQLSRVLINEGWKVLHKHTGYFSGGYIIRQYAGPPVVGVQMEVCKDIRLNSALRRKFAGYVAEGLKKIITSSKSSR from the coding sequence GTGCAGTATCTGGTATTTTATCCCGGAGATATGCCACTGGTTATTTCCGCGCCTCATGGGGGTTCTCTTGAGCCGAAATCTATCCCCTTCCGTATAACCGGCAACCCAAGGGCGGATCTGAACACCCGGGAACTGGCCAGTGAAATTGCCGGGGAGATGGGGGCCCCTTTTTTTGTTGCGGCGGGTATAAAAAGGAGTAAAGTAGATTTTAACCGACCTCCGGAAGAAGCCTTTAATGGTTCCCCGGGAAGGAATTATTATGATGCGTTCCATGGAAAGTTGAGGGAGTATATCCAGCTGTGCCTTGACCGGTTTGGGTCTTGTTTTCTTTTGGATGTGCATGGATTTTCCGCCAAAAATTACGGTAATCACCATGTTATTTTCGGTACCGGGTGCTATAACAGTTTAACGGGTAATGCACTGGGTCAGCTAAGCCGTGTACTGATCAATGAAGGATGGAAGGTGCTGCACAAACACACGGGCTATTTTTCCGGGGGCTACATTATACGCCAATACGCCGGGCCGCCGGTGGTTGGAGTACAAATGGAAGTATGTAAAGATATAAGACTAAATAGTGCCCTTCGCCGCAAGTTTGCCGGATACGTGGCCGAAGGGCTGAAAAAAATAATAACATCATCAAAAAGCAGCCGGTGA
- a CDS encoding zinc ribbon domain-containing protein encodes MELLQKMGNRAKGLGDKAKDLTSKAQDIRKRSSGLLEATKLKFELSKLEKEMENNLAGIGLLVYQHHNGEEDLQAEIDRLLEATKELEEEAKALEDQIANLQPKVPVCPECEQELPTGGIYCSYCGLKVLDEENRSE; translated from the coding sequence TTGGAATTACTACAAAAGATGGGAAACAGAGCTAAAGGGTTAGGCGACAAGGCAAAAGATTTAACCTCCAAGGCACAAGACATTCGTAAAAGGTCATCTGGTTTGCTGGAAGCGACAAAATTAAAATTTGAACTATCCAAATTGGAAAAGGAAATGGAAAATAACTTGGCAGGAATAGGCCTTTTAGTTTATCAGCACCATAACGGAGAGGAAGACTTGCAAGCAGAGATAGACAGACTTTTGGAAGCAACCAAGGAGTTGGAGGAAGAAGCAAAAGCACTGGAAGATCAGATTGCTAACCTGCAGCCTAAAGTTCCGGTTTGCCCGGAATGTGAGCAAGAGTTGCCTACCGGTGGAATTTATTGCAGTTATTGCGGCCTTAAAGTGCTGGACGAAGAAAACCGCAGCGAATAG